Genomic window (Rossellomorea aquimaris):
ACCATAGTGGGCGGGCAACACTAGGATTCCGTGATTTTGAAGGACAGCGCCTCATGCTTGTGTCAGATGAAAAGAATGAAGGAGTTCCCGGTGGGAAGCCTTGGGACAAGAGTCCGGTGCCCGCCCAGCATGGGATAGTTGGCCTGGGTCCGATTACGTTGACGGTTGCCCGTGGGGGAAACACGGCAATGGTACTGAAAGACGTATTAGGTTTTAGAGAAACAAGGACTTTTCCTTCAGATGTAGATGGACAACCGGATATCCGCGTCTTTGAAACAGGGGAAGGCGGTACTGGTGGAGAGGTATATCTTGAAGAAAGAAATGATCTTCCACAAGAAAGACCGGGAAGAGGAAGTGTTCATCATGTAGCCTTCCGTGTGGAAGATGAAGATGAATTACGTAAATGGGTAGATTGGGTCACACAAAACCGTTTGCCGAACTCAGGTTTTGTTGAAAGATACTATTTCCGTTCCCTCTACTTCCGTGAACCAAATGGTATTCTTTTCGAACTGGCTACTGACGGACCAGGCTTTGAGACCGATGAAGATTTTGATAATTTAGGTGAAAATTTATCACTTCCACCATATTTTGAAGCGCAAAGAGATTCCATAGAAGCGAAATTAAAACCCTTGGATACAAAAGAATAAGGAGGAAGTCAGCTTGAAACATATATTTAAACAAGGAAAAAAAGACTTACCCACATTTCTGCTCCTACATGGAACAGGTGGAGATGAGCGTGACCTATTACCACTGGCTGAGATGATTGAACCCGATGCATCTGTATTAAGCGTAAAAGGAAATGTGGATGAAAATGGAATGGCCCGTTTTTTTGCACGCTTACGGGAAGGTGTTTTTGATGAAGAAGATTTAGTCTTCCGTACGAAGGAATTGTATGAGTTCATCGATGAGAGTGCTAATAACTACGGTTTCGATCGTCAAAATATTGTTGCGTTAGGATACTCCAATGGAGCGAATATCGCGGCTAGTTTAATGTATCATTACAAGGATGCATTAAAAGGTGGAATCCTGTTCCACGCTATGGTTCCTAGACGAAATGTCAAGCTTCCAGACTTAAGTGACGCACTTGTATTCATAGGTGCAGGAAAGCGAGATCCACTCATACCCATGCAAGAAACAATGGAACTCGTTAAAAATCTTCAAGACGCCCGAGCCCAGGTAACAGAGTTCTGGACAGAAGGTGGGCATGAGCTTCGTCGTGAGGAAGTAGATGCAGCAAAAAGATGGTTTGAAGCGAATTTTAAATAATCTTTAGAATCCGGAAGGGAAGTCTTCCGGATTCTTTATTAATTAATTTTCTACTCTCTTATAGGCCTCTAGAATCCGTAGCTTTCCTAGGGTCAAAATCCCTCTCCATTCCTTTTCAGCAATTGGCCAGGTCTCGTCATATTGACCGAACCAGGACCAATTCGGCTGCCAATAACCTTCCTGGTGTTGAGTTTCAATCTCGACATTCAATTGCATATGTATCTCCTCTTTTAAGGCTTCATAAAACGGTGAAGAAGGATGACTGGCTACCTGCAATGGTTTGGCTATATATTCATTCCAGCGTGATGGATCGGTACAAACAGTTTTTCGTAAGGAAGAAGAAAGAAATCTATAAAGAATGGATTCCGTTTCCCCTTTCACCTCAGAAAGGAGTCGATCATAACAGAGAAAATCATGCATCTCTATTGGGTGTGAAAGATTCTTTAACTCTGTGACCGCTCTCTTAGTCCATTCTTTTAATCGAGGGTGTTCCGGACTAAATAAATGAAAATAACCTACTATTTCAGCGTTAGGGTTAGCCCAAGTCGTTTGAACGCCACTATGGCCCTTTTCAGAATCAAAATGCCACCATGGTGCATGGGGAACCAAATTAACCACTTCAGAAACAGCATGCCAGCCATTGATTTCCTCATCGTATCTGTCTTGAAGGTAGCTCATCGCTTTTTGAACGATAGGGTGCTCGGCTGAAAGCTTTAAGTCCTTTGCATGCTGTAATCCAACGGTTGTTGCCATTGGAGATGAACTGTCCAATCTAAAATCAGGCTCTATACAGCGGCCGAATCCTCCATCTGTATTTTGGAAATGTGCTAGCTCTTTGATTGCTTCCTCTTTACTTCCTTCTTCAAAGAAAAAGGTGAATAGCTTTTGTTCAAGTGGTCTCGCGTGGGTTTTAATATAGAGAGCTGCTGAATTCCACTGTTGTGTTGTCAAGTTCATAAGAGATGCTCCTTTATCGTAATTTTTATTGAATGATAATTATTCGCTACCATAATACATTATCTATTGGGCGTGAGAATCCCTGCTTGTTACGATAATTAGTTGGGATACAAAGGTCCGTCCCACGGTATTCTTAGAATTCTCATGAAATAGGCAGAAGGATAGAAACTTCTATTATTCTAATAAAAATCGATGCCTGAATTTCGGCGGCATTGTTGTTTTATTGGGGTTATAATAAAGACAAAATGAAATAGTGGAGGAATGAGGATGTTTTCAGTCGAACTACAAAGGGAGTATTATCAGGCATTAGTGGAAAAAAGATCGGAATACGAAGGGATTTTTTATGTAGGGGTTAAAACGACAGGTGTGTTTTGTCGGCCGACATGTCCGGCTAGGAAACCTAAGTATGAGAACTGTGAATTTTTTGGAACAGCTCAACAAGCCCTTCTGGCATCGTTTCGACCTTGTAAAAGATGTAAGCCCTTATCCCACCCCAATAGCATCTCAGATGTTGTAAGGATGCTGGTAGAGGCTGTGGAAGAAAATCCTGAAAAACGTTGGAAGGATAAGGATTTTCAGGAGCTATCCATAGATGCATCTACTGCACGGCGTCAATTTAAGAGGAGGTTCGGTATGACCTTTGTAGAATATGCCAGAGCCCGAAGGATGGGGATGGCCATGAAGCACATCAGATCAGGGTCGATGGTGATGGATGCTCAACTTACAACCGGATATGAATCGAGCAGCGGATTCAGAGATGCTTTTTCGAAAATTATGGGAACGCCACCAGCTTTGTCTCATCAACAGCACATACTAAAAGCAGCGTGGATTGATACGAAACTTGGACCGATGATTGGAATTTCAGACGAAAAGGCTTTATACCTGCTGGAATTTGTTGACCGACGCGGTCTGGAGAAAGAAGTGGAGAGAATGAGGGAGAGAACAAAAGCAGCAATCATTCCCGGTTCTACAGAGCCACTTCAGTCCATTGAAAAGGAATTGAACGCGTATTTTGAGGGCACTTTATCAGGTTTCCAAACCAATTTAAAAATCATCGGAACACCTTTTCAACAGAACGTTTGGAGCGAATTGCAAAGTATACCTTATGGACAAACCAGATCCTACACTGAGATCGCTGAAAATATTTCCAGTCCAACAGCTGTTCGAGCAGTCGCAAGGGCCAATGGCTGTAATCAGCTTGCCATCATCATTCCTTGTCATCGGGTGATAAGGGCGAATGGAGATCTTGCCGGCTATGCAGGTGGTCTTAACCGGAAAAAATGGTTGATTGAACATGAAAGCAAGATGAAAGCAGAAAAGAAGTAATCATTCACGAATTAACTCTATAGAGAAGAATACAAATGAACAAATATGATGAAAAGGTGATCAAACATGAAATATGATGAAGTAATGGCAGCACTTGAAGAGATGGGAAACGAACAGACCAAGAATACATATTTACGTCACGGCGCACATGAACCATTATACGGAGTGAAAATTGGGGATATGAAAAAACTGGTGAAACATGTGAAAAAAGATCAAGGTCTTGCACTAAGCTTGTACGAATCGGGAAATTTCGATGCCATGTACCTGGCAGGATTATCTGTAAATCCTAAAAAAATGAATAAAGGAATTTTACAGGATTGGGTCAATAAAGCAGATTGGTACATGTTGGCTGAATACACTGTCGCTAATATAACCGCTGAGAGCGACTGCGCTATTGAATTAGCGAACGAGTGGATCAAATCAGATAATGAAATGGTGGCAACGGCTGGCTGGAGTGCCTATGCTGGGTATATAAGTATAACCCCAGACCAAGAAATCAATATAGAAGAAATCAAACAGTATCTGGATCATATTGAAAAAACGATTCATGGAGAGAGAAATAGAGTACGTTACGTAATGAATGGTTTTGTCATTTCTGTTGGCGCACATGTAGCTCCTTTGTTAGATGAGGCAAAAAGGGTGGCGGGAAAAATTGGGAAAGTACATGTCGATGTCGGAGATACAGCATGTAAAGTACCGGTAGCTACAAGCTATATAAAGAAGATAGAAGATAAAGACAGGGTAGGTGTGAAAAGAAAGACATGCATTTGTTAAATGAAAGATAAAGTGAGATTGTAATTGGTACAAACACCATATTTTTAATGAAATTTCGTTTCTAATATTCGAATGATTTAAATTAGTCCGTAATTAGCCATTTCAATTCCCTGTTGCAGTTGCAGTGTATTGCTACTAGACTATGAAATAGAGTCCTACACAGAATCGGAGCAATGTACAAATGAATGTAGTGAAAAAGGGTACTATTTTAGGTATAGCAGCAAGCATACAAGGATTGGCCATGGCTATGTTCTTGTTTCCCCATTTTATCCCTTCAGGTGGCGCTGCAAGTGTAAGTGTGCTATTAAACTATTTGTTGCATGTCCCGTTTGCCATTACGCTATGGGTGTTAAATGCTGCTCTGTTACTAGCTGCGGTTAAATGGTTAGGAAAAGAGAATGCACTTTGGACCATGTATTGTGTGACAGTCACCTCGATTGTAGTTAATTTCTTAAATTCTTATTTAATCGGAACTGTCTCATTTGTTTTCGTAGATTTATTGATTGGCAGCATCCTTTTTGGAATCGGAATAGGGATCCTGTTCAGAATGGGTGCATCCTCTGGAGGGATGGACATTTTAGCACTCATTATTTCAAAGCTGAAAGGGTACACCCCAGGGAAGACATTATTCGTCATTAATGGCAGTGTGTTACTACTAACAGGAATCGTAGTAGATTTAAAAATCATACTTTTTGCATTGGTCTGCCAATTCATAGGAACAAGAATCCTGGATATCATTTGTCAGCTGGAATACAAACGAAGCCTCAACCGCCTCGGAAATCAGTAAACAGAAGGTCCGTCCCTAATGAGGGACGGACCTTCTGTTTACGATATTTCTTTGATGATGGAATTGACTGTGTGTTCTGGTGAGTTTTCGAAAAGTGAAATATATTGAAAAAGTTTGTTTCTGGGAAGCAGGTGTTTACGAATTTCTTTAGCCGTTTTTCCCTCCAGGTGCGCTTTCATAACGGCTTCTTGAAGGTTCTGAAGATAGGCTAGTTTCTTCTCTAAAAGCATTCTCCCTTGCTTCAAGTATCCTTGATGTGAACAATACACTTCTTGAAAGGAGTACTGCAGGGTTCTGTCAATTGATCGAATAAGCTCAGGTACAGATTCAAATGAAAAATTAGAAGTAGGAGAATGGAATAAGTACAAATCGCCTGTAAAGCAAATGCCCTTTTCTTCATCAATGAGAACGATATGATCATCAGCGTGTCCTGGAGTATGAACAATTTGAAACGAATGCCCGTCCGTTTTAAATACTTCTTCTTTAAGTGGCAAAGGGTGAAATGCCTGGCGGTTATGCCAGAACATGGCTCTGTAAAAAGGCAGTTTAGTGCTGTGAGAGCACTTTTGTACCCCTAACGGGTGAATCCATTGAGGAATGGAGTAAAACCTTTCGATCCATGAACTGTTACCCGTGTGATCCTCATGATGATGAGTATGTATCACTCGTTGGATAGGAAGCTCTTTTACAATTTTCCGTACTTCGTTTTTCATACTGTAAGGTCCTGTATCAATAAGGACATCGTCGACTCGAAAAATGTAAACCGGCATTTTCTGACCCATTGTTTGAACGTTTAGTTTAAATGATTGTATCAATTTAGTTACCCCTTATGATTTAGTGTTATAGTACATAGTTCGAATGAAAGTTGAAAAATCCTGCATGAATTCATTGTTTTGAGGAGAATTCCCTTTCCAAGGTAACTAAATGGATGTACATGGTATAATTTACTATAATTGGTGAATCAATCGATTTTAAAGGGGTTTTTAATGTATGAAAGGGAAACGGAAGTCTTTGCTCTTAATCCTGACCATCATGATGGTGATCACCATCATACTTCTGGATAAGATGGGTTTGAAAAAAGCGATTGAGTCTTGTGAGAACCATGGGAGTGTAGCAGAGGTGGAAGAAGGAATCCTCTCATGGAATGTAGCATGTGAAAAAAAGTAATATTGGTGTTGAATTTAAATTCTGGTTGGGTATGTGAAATCATAAACAAAATCGAAACTGGAAAAATTTAGGGTGTTGTGTGAAAATACGAGGGACGGACCTCATTAACATCTACTCCTGACAGACTTATAATGGTAAACTAGAGAAAAGAGTAGCTAATTTACATAGGGGGAAATGCTTTGCAGAAGTGTGATGTATGTAAGAATCAGTTTCAATGGAAAGAGTTATTATTCTCTATTTGGAGGTCTTATAAACCTATTGAATGCAGTCAATGTGGTAAAAAACATACGATTAATTTCACCTCGAAATTTATTGTTTCTTTTCTCATCATTGTTCCAGCAGTTGTATTCGGATTATTGATTGCACCCCAACAGGGTTTATCAAAGCCGCTCACGTTTGGTGTAATCGTTATATTGGCTATGGTTATTTCACTATTTCTTCCGTTATTTGTGAAATATGAATATAAGAAAAGATAAGAGAGAGAGCTGCCTATCACAGGCAGCTCTTTTCAGTTACCATAAATTATCCAGAATGATTTACAAGATTAGGAAAACACTAAGAGAAAAAGAAAAGGAGTCGAAAGATGGAGGACAAAGACATAAGATTGACTACCGCAGAAATCTCCGCTTTGTGGACGACTTATATTAAGTGCTCGGCGTTAAATTGCTTTTACACACATTTCCTTACATACCTGAAGGACGAAGGAATCAAATTCATCATCGAAGAAAGTCTACAGACAAACTTAGAGATAATGAGTGAGATTAAGTCTCTTTTTATATCCGAAGAATTTCCTGTACCAAAGGGCTTCACTGATAGGGACATAGATACAACCGCACCCCCCTTATATACTGATTTGTTTGCTCTTAGTTTTGTTTACCGCGGAGGTCAGGTCACATGCAGTCATTACACCACTATAGTGGGGGCCGTTGCCCGTAAAGATGTATATGATCTTTTTGAAAATGCGCTGAAGAAATCATTATCACTATATAAACAATCATTGCAATTAATGTTGGAAAAAGGGATCTATGATCGTCCACCAAAAATGAATTATCCCCATTCCATAGAATACATTTCAGAGCAGCCATCTTTGTTGGAGGGCTGGTTAGGTGAAACAAGGCCACTTAATGCATTGGAATTGAGCGAATTATTCTTTGTAATTGAGAGAAATTGCATTGGAATCATCCTTTTGAAAGGATTTATACAAGTTTCTAAAGATATCAAAGTGAAGAATTATCTCAAAAAAGGAAAAAAATTAAGTGAAAAGCAGATTACCACTTTTAATAATGTCCTGGTAAGAGATGATTCATTTCCCACTTATCCGGTATCCATGGAGGTAACAGATTCAAATGTGGCCCCATTTTCAGAAAAATTGATGCTTTTTTTTATCACTTCTTCAAACTCGGTGGGGCTGTCAACACTTTGTCACGCCATCACGA
Coding sequences:
- a CDS encoding ring-cleaving dioxygenase; amino-acid sequence: MKLKPLKGQHHVSAITANAKKNYQFYTKTLGLRLVKKSINQDDTSVYHLFYADERGNPGTDLTFFEIPHAGNTYKGTNSISLTALRVNTDESLAYWKNRFEEMGVEHDEISHHSGRATLGFRDFEGQRLMLVSDEKNEGVPGGKPWDKSPVPAQHGIVGLGPITLTVARGGNTAMVLKDVLGFRETRTFPSDVDGQPDIRVFETGEGGTGGEVYLEERNDLPQERPGRGSVHHVAFRVEDEDELRKWVDWVTQNRLPNSGFVERYYFRSLYFREPNGILFELATDGPGFETDEDFDNLGENLSLPPYFEAQRDSIEAKLKPLDTKE
- a CDS encoding alpha/beta hydrolase, giving the protein MKHIFKQGKKDLPTFLLLHGTGGDERDLLPLAEMIEPDASVLSVKGNVDENGMARFFARLREGVFDEEDLVFRTKELYEFIDESANNYGFDRQNIVALGYSNGANIAASLMYHYKDALKGGILFHAMVPRRNVKLPDLSDALVFIGAGKRDPLIPMQETMELVKNLQDARAQVTEFWTEGGHELRREEVDAAKRWFEANFK
- a CDS encoding trifunctional transcriptional activator/DNA repair protein Ada/methylated-DNA--[protein]-cysteine S-methyltransferase, with protein sequence MFSVELQREYYQALVEKRSEYEGIFYVGVKTTGVFCRPTCPARKPKYENCEFFGTAQQALLASFRPCKRCKPLSHPNSISDVVRMLVEAVEENPEKRWKDKDFQELSIDASTARRQFKRRFGMTFVEYARARRMGMAMKHIRSGSMVMDAQLTTGYESSSGFRDAFSKIMGTPPALSHQQHILKAAWIDTKLGPMIGISDEKALYLLEFVDRRGLEKEVERMRERTKAAIIPGSTEPLQSIEKELNAYFEGTLSGFQTNLKIIGTPFQQNVWSELQSIPYGQTRSYTEIAENISSPTAVRAVARANGCNQLAIIIPCHRVIRANGDLAGYAGGLNRKKWLIEHESKMKAEKK
- a CDS encoding DNA alkylation repair protein — protein: MKYDEVMAALEEMGNEQTKNTYLRHGAHEPLYGVKIGDMKKLVKHVKKDQGLALSLYESGNFDAMYLAGLSVNPKKMNKGILQDWVNKADWYMLAEYTVANITAESDCAIELANEWIKSDNEMVATAGWSAYAGYISITPDQEINIEEIKQYLDHIEKTIHGERNRVRYVMNGFVISVGAHVAPLLDEAKRVAGKIGKVHVDVGDTACKVPVATSYIKKIEDKDRVGVKRKTCIC
- a CDS encoding YitT family protein; its protein translation is MNVVKKGTILGIAASIQGLAMAMFLFPHFIPSGGAASVSVLLNYLLHVPFAITLWVLNAALLLAAVKWLGKENALWTMYCVTVTSIVVNFLNSYLIGTVSFVFVDLLIGSILFGIGIGILFRMGASSGGMDILALIISKLKGYTPGKTLFVINGSVLLLTGIVVDLKIILFALVCQFIGTRILDIICQLEYKRSLNRLGNQ
- a CDS encoding MBL fold metallo-hydrolase — encoded protein: MIQSFKLNVQTMGQKMPVYIFRVDDVLIDTGPYSMKNEVRKIVKELPIQRVIHTHHHEDHTGNSSWIERFYSIPQWIHPLGVQKCSHSTKLPFYRAMFWHNRQAFHPLPLKEEVFKTDGHSFQIVHTPGHADDHIVLIDEEKGICFTGDLYLFHSPTSNFSFESVPELIRSIDRTLQYSFQEVYCSHQGYLKQGRMLLEKKLAYLQNLQEAVMKAHLEGKTAKEIRKHLLPRNKLFQYISLFENSPEHTVNSIIKEIS
- a CDS encoding TIGR04104 family putative zinc finger protein — protein: MQKCDVCKNQFQWKELLFSIWRSYKPIECSQCGKKHTINFTSKFIVSFLIIVPAVVFGLLIAPQQGLSKPLTFGVIVILAMVISLFLPLFVKYEYKKR
- a CDS encoding DUF3231 family protein; the protein is MEDKDIRLTTAEISALWTTYIKCSALNCFYTHFLTYLKDEGIKFIIEESLQTNLEIMSEIKSLFISEEFPVPKGFTDRDIDTTAPPLYTDLFALSFVYRGGQVTCSHYTTIVGAVARKDVYDLFENALKKSLSLYKQSLQLMLEKGIYDRPPKMNYPHSIEYISEQPSLLEGWLGETRPLNALELSELFFVIERNCIGIILLKGFIQVSKDIKVKNYLKKGKKLSEKQITTFNNVLVRDDSFPTYPVSMEVTDSNVAPFSEKLMLFFITSSNSVGLSTLCHAITMSTRKDLAVHYTLFVTEIMKYGADGLKLLVERGWLEQPPQQKSREDLKE